Proteins from a single region of Coregonus clupeaformis isolate EN_2021a chromosome 19, ASM2061545v1, whole genome shotgun sequence:
- the vps9d1 gene encoding VPS9 domain-containing protein 1 isoform X2, with amino-acid sequence MVAVEVENMLRLAEQCLERAKYFIGKRDEPPTPPSSTTTPTNSAALSLTTALAPSVAVSPGKIVLPQPQEMFIDSGPKHNPRPGHRRVLSEGGGDFSPFLPPEVFQRLQTVKSQDTRKELTPIEEASRLNQKLKANYEARLARLLPAQARTQKTSLTLSLQRQMMENLIIAKARQDALQRKMEERRLRLQEEANRRFAASGTITAEEQEQRVLYTNILEYEQDHDWPKFWKAKLKKNPDDATLVSGLVSCLLSCPDHPVMKLLKSLQYRVYNRLYPIVSKSLPASPALPMKPSRSAQSLLISDSHQNVSKSGTGHSLSSDASLNISSSHDHNANEEELDSDEPHTLDRENLFEDLEQFLTQLDRAPSHRDPNMTFEPSQLDQESLVQDLEMRALKKHLKAIVKDIHIAIDQLLSLCLLSFECLNTASSKDLCVASIEEAFFTPLWSPLLVLFRKVHRERELSFESSMRLYQDASPGDVGVASKLYPQDPVVLHGSYPYESAVQELRLLCRDCCPQRKLECIVRTLRLICACAEDYCCLHEPESKTAAIGADDLLPILSYVALHCELPQLVSECAALEEFIHEGYLIGEEGYCLTSMQSALQYVESLHTGGFQLHNTKFT; translated from the exons atggtaGCAGTAGAGGTGGAAAATATGTTGAGGCTGGCTGAGCAGTGTTTGGAGAGAGCCAAGTACTTCATAGGAAAGAGAGATGAAccccctacccctccctcctccaccaccacacctACCAACTCAGCAGCACTCAGCCTGACCACAGCCTTAGCCCCATCTGTTGCAGTAAGCCCTGGAAAGATTG TTTTGCCACAACCACAAGAGATGTTTATTGACTCAGGGCCTAAACATAACCCCAGGCCTGGACACCGCAGAGTTCTCTCTGAGGGTGGAGGGGATTTCTCCCCCTTCCTGCCCCCAGAAGTCTTCCAGAGGTTGCAGACAGTGAAGTCACAGGACACCAGAAA GGAGCTTACACCCATAGAGGAGGCATCACGGTTGAACCAGAAGTTGAAAGCAAATTATGAAGCTCGTCTGGCCCGACTGCTCCCTGCTCAGGCCCGTACACAGAAGACATCTCTG ACTCTCTCTCTTCAGAGGCAGATGATGGAGAACCTGATTATTGCCAAGGCCAGGCAAGATGCT CTCCAAAGGAAGATGGAGGAAAGGAGACTGAGGCTGCAGGAGGAGGCCAACAG GAGGTTTGCCGCATCTGGAACAATTACTGCAGAAGAACAGGAACAACGTGTTCTGTACACAAATATTTTGGAATATGAACAAGATCAT GACTGGCCCAAGTTTTGGAAAGCCAAACTCAAGAAAAATCCTGATGATGCCACCTTGGTCTCTGGCCTTGTTTCATGTCTTCTCAG CTGTCCAGACCACCCTGTGATGAAGCTACTGAAAAGTCTCCAGTACAGAGTTTACAACAGGCTCTATCCAATCGTGAGCAAGAGTCTACCTGCAAGTCCTGCCCTGCCCATGAAACCCTCCCGCAGTGCTCAGAGCTTGTTGATTTCAGACTCTCATCAGAACGTGTCAAAATCTGGCACGGGTCACAGTCTGTCCTCCGACGCCTCTCTCAATATCTCCTCCTCCCACGACCATAATGCCAACGAGGAGGAGTTGGATAGTGATGAGCCCCATACTCTGGACAGGGAGAATTTGTTTGAGGATCTAGAGCAGTTCCTGACACAGCTGGATCGGGCCCCCTCTCATAGGGACCCTAACATGACCTTTGAACCATCACAGTTGGATCAGGAGTCCCTCGTTCAGGACTTGGAGATGCGTGCTCTCAAAAAGCACCTGAAGGCTATAGTGAAGGACATCCATATTGCCATTG ATCAactgttgtctctgtgtctgctctcATTTGAGTGTCTGAACACGGCCAGTTCTAAGGACCTGTGTGTGGCCAGCATAGAGGAAGCCTTCTTCACTCCCCTCTGGAGCCCTCTTTTGGTCCTCTTCAG GAAGgtccacagagagagggagctgtCCTTTGAGTCCAGTATGAGGCTGTATCAGGACGCCTCACCTGGTGACGTTGGTGTCGCATCGAAACTGTACCCCCAGGACCCTGTTGTGCTGCATGGTTCCTACCCCTATGAATCAGCAGTGCAGGAGCTTCGCTTGCTGTGCAGAGATTGCTGTCCCCAGAGAAAGCTGGAGTGCATTG TTCGGACATTGCGTCTGATATGTGCTTGTGCTGAGGACTACTGCTGCCTTCATGAGCCGGAATCCAAAACAGCAGCCAT tggggcaGATGACTTGTTGCCCATCCTCTCCTATGTGGCTCTGCACTGTGAGCTGCCTCAGCTGGTGTCAGAGTGTGCTGCCCTGGAGGAGTTCATTCATGAAGG GTATCTGATTGGAGAGGAGGGCTACTGCTTGACCTCTATGCAAAGTGCTCTGCAATATGTGGAGTCATTGCACACAGGAGGATTTCAGTTGCACAACACTAAATTCACCTGA
- the vps9d1 gene encoding VPS9 domain-containing protein 1 isoform X1, which translates to MKPVQNAMKMAKVAIQLDAGNRHKEAYCEYLRSINFISHVLLEDAVSGKEGEMVAVEVENMLRLAEQCLERAKYFIGKRDEPPTPPSSTTTPTNSAALSLTTALAPSVAVSPGKIVLPQPQEMFIDSGPKHNPRPGHRRVLSEGGGDFSPFLPPEVFQRLQTVKSQDTRKELTPIEEASRLNQKLKANYEARLARLLPAQARTQKTSLTLSLQRQMMENLIIAKARQDALQRKMEERRLRLQEEANRRFAASGTITAEEQEQRVLYTNILEYEQDHDWPKFWKAKLKKNPDDATLVSGLVSCLLSCPDHPVMKLLKSLQYRVYNRLYPIVSKSLPASPALPMKPSRSAQSLLISDSHQNVSKSGTGHSLSSDASLNISSSHDHNANEEELDSDEPHTLDRENLFEDLEQFLTQLDRAPSHRDPNMTFEPSQLDQESLVQDLEMRALKKHLKAIVKDIHIAIDQLLSLCLLSFECLNTASSKDLCVASIEEAFFTPLWSPLLVLFRKVHRERELSFESSMRLYQDASPGDVGVASKLYPQDPVVLHGSYPYESAVQELRLLCRDCCPQRKLECIVRTLRLICACAEDYCCLHEPESKTAAIGADDLLPILSYVALHCELPQLVSECAALEEFIHEGYLIGEEGYCLTSMQSALQYVESLHTGGFQLHNTKFT; encoded by the exons GAAGCTTACTGTGAATACTTGAGAAGTATCAACTTCATCTCCCATGTTCTTCTGGAGGATGCTGTATCAGGAA aggagggggagatggtaGCAGTAGAGGTGGAAAATATGTTGAGGCTGGCTGAGCAGTGTTTGGAGAGAGCCAAGTACTTCATAGGAAAGAGAGATGAAccccctacccctccctcctccaccaccacacctACCAACTCAGCAGCACTCAGCCTGACCACAGCCTTAGCCCCATCTGTTGCAGTAAGCCCTGGAAAGATTG TTTTGCCACAACCACAAGAGATGTTTATTGACTCAGGGCCTAAACATAACCCCAGGCCTGGACACCGCAGAGTTCTCTCTGAGGGTGGAGGGGATTTCTCCCCCTTCCTGCCCCCAGAAGTCTTCCAGAGGTTGCAGACAGTGAAGTCACAGGACACCAGAAA GGAGCTTACACCCATAGAGGAGGCATCACGGTTGAACCAGAAGTTGAAAGCAAATTATGAAGCTCGTCTGGCCCGACTGCTCCCTGCTCAGGCCCGTACACAGAAGACATCTCTG ACTCTCTCTCTTCAGAGGCAGATGATGGAGAACCTGATTATTGCCAAGGCCAGGCAAGATGCT CTCCAAAGGAAGATGGAGGAAAGGAGACTGAGGCTGCAGGAGGAGGCCAACAG GAGGTTTGCCGCATCTGGAACAATTACTGCAGAAGAACAGGAACAACGTGTTCTGTACACAAATATTTTGGAATATGAACAAGATCAT GACTGGCCCAAGTTTTGGAAAGCCAAACTCAAGAAAAATCCTGATGATGCCACCTTGGTCTCTGGCCTTGTTTCATGTCTTCTCAG CTGTCCAGACCACCCTGTGATGAAGCTACTGAAAAGTCTCCAGTACAGAGTTTACAACAGGCTCTATCCAATCGTGAGCAAGAGTCTACCTGCAAGTCCTGCCCTGCCCATGAAACCCTCCCGCAGTGCTCAGAGCTTGTTGATTTCAGACTCTCATCAGAACGTGTCAAAATCTGGCACGGGTCACAGTCTGTCCTCCGACGCCTCTCTCAATATCTCCTCCTCCCACGACCATAATGCCAACGAGGAGGAGTTGGATAGTGATGAGCCCCATACTCTGGACAGGGAGAATTTGTTTGAGGATCTAGAGCAGTTCCTGACACAGCTGGATCGGGCCCCCTCTCATAGGGACCCTAACATGACCTTTGAACCATCACAGTTGGATCAGGAGTCCCTCGTTCAGGACTTGGAGATGCGTGCTCTCAAAAAGCACCTGAAGGCTATAGTGAAGGACATCCATATTGCCATTG ATCAactgttgtctctgtgtctgctctcATTTGAGTGTCTGAACACGGCCAGTTCTAAGGACCTGTGTGTGGCCAGCATAGAGGAAGCCTTCTTCACTCCCCTCTGGAGCCCTCTTTTGGTCCTCTTCAG GAAGgtccacagagagagggagctgtCCTTTGAGTCCAGTATGAGGCTGTATCAGGACGCCTCACCTGGTGACGTTGGTGTCGCATCGAAACTGTACCCCCAGGACCCTGTTGTGCTGCATGGTTCCTACCCCTATGAATCAGCAGTGCAGGAGCTTCGCTTGCTGTGCAGAGATTGCTGTCCCCAGAGAAAGCTGGAGTGCATTG TTCGGACATTGCGTCTGATATGTGCTTGTGCTGAGGACTACTGCTGCCTTCATGAGCCGGAATCCAAAACAGCAGCCAT tggggcaGATGACTTGTTGCCCATCCTCTCCTATGTGGCTCTGCACTGTGAGCTGCCTCAGCTGGTGTCAGAGTGTGCTGCCCTGGAGGAGTTCATTCATGAAGG GTATCTGATTGGAGAGGAGGGCTACTGCTTGACCTCTATGCAAAGTGCTCTGCAATATGTGGAGTCATTGCACACAGGAGGATTTCAGTTGCACAACACTAAATTCACCTGA